In Scylla paramamosain isolate STU-SP2022 chromosome 1, ASM3559412v1, whole genome shotgun sequence, one DNA window encodes the following:
- the LOC135100657 gene encoding uncharacterized protein LOC135100657 isoform X2, with the protein MNTVGVWAGPSRVDGVQVVGDSVVWAACEGLVTTPILSTHRSTTTTTTTTAGAGQGVVVDEGENEMDGWHPSTQYIHTPPFNRLDAFEVSRCGRHLVLAGRVAGGEGMLVRREWPLKTSAPSHVILRGHIVHHMEFNNEGNHLGVLSTTATSSTTIQEERQTQLVLSVWRWPTLSNGSADMSIGGSEGLPAQPQQVVATILDQVKAEQVTRLSLGRGLPSREVTVMLAVGEEVQVWRLQEGPLGPQLISTTIGFGLLAPDSIFTMWCLTPDAYALGVGSGWVVVGVGGEVVARLGGGAAGPCHSGPLTDLHLHTSHLYTVGGDGWLRVWEAEMVEEAALKTTRGMREVEGWFEAGMKTSWLQLVRELPVHNGPGFPVTLTPAPLSTPVWIVQTTTGVIYGVWAGEWSAHVLHQGPSERVTGVALSPTTSHHHQLLAATTHQHYLLVAALPQANTEESLEQEDSTVQAVTTLAQARVEGIPSCVTWATCQVTRDDDLVVIGLEDGSVNVFLLHLAPKTFEKRLTLIQVERPHECRIQHISTTKETEPRGKGGEGTPPILVTSADDCRLFLFRLTRGAKLTKLEPIGFHQLKCVPQRITVQGAVVLVELLDGLAFEIPAVLSSSGPTTQFPARAAPDSWLLQQHLPAPQMMWEGGKVVHQQVLEEMSHTCCSKDDQHPLLLMLTAPDGLSMIGVTPRGQVVHTHRKADANYSVRVSTKLNNGCSCDPEKMDTCKKTEGAADCKILPMSTVNLCKCRDDKFNGFNGDEKTSIAVVACVADNGAWAAAWVAGGDLFVYRAKGASFPLPQCTERKFRLVSVRGVGSSTVGPSLEQRAQKDAGEKRRTAMENRATLLQQKLSKLKWDFRKVTLRADEVEGGATLLEEIPLHPSISTTLHKHTTDNMNKVVSASSLELERLEVLLGKLRTLYSWNPLVSVPAVQFLSSGKVLTAVDHSEEVFALLSRLAQICQGREVMDGGAAGDMETPQSLVVVKVQSLLADWLKQIRAGRSGDAGRGGGSSLTSAVSGEGAAGEQGDATYLTPRPAHPLARKAASSEGDTSDEGEEHHSLAALEAQVREVVDRVGSAGHPGGSDHVAEGAIDPGRQLQWRRTALNRLKQHRAGEASRSCQLAAFKKDHAIPQEDNKKEGEEAAEGEKSENEKDAGLEEEVVVPPPSATVEEVETHLWALLGKVEEETQKTREVVKKAALAQEKLLETVNQYQKEWGHSPLTLLHMPHHLHTQVTDDLVNEFYCDLLDLEESGEVGSVEESRRRDTGGRGSSQRASVSPRRQGGSDGGGGRWSPPITAKDKHRRHDGRKEGEGTAAVPPLSLKGSPRQGRIKGRTSKTTTTRAPRTSRVTTTRSRTTSTPSARSPTTKAQRSGRGRRSVRDSTPRPPPAPRPQLTLEQVQQIQRSRTYHLTTLSQVPEPIQQEAQEVEAMLEKCQSEVVEEQGRLAWAVLRVGQLVRAMSIMVKYRNTEKRLRHALRERIKEQQAIKEKVLGLRQRIAEYEDELQCLSGLEEEVDRAFTHLATDNAQFEVQLTRYYESRAAPGMPHHRPQSASSSSSSSNSERGEDEGQGGDGSDSGDSDSGLGTDEARTDGTGGGGGGGGAAGGLRPPGCDPAVFSLVTVLRELRWRISTAAERGRREKAVEERRHAAIMRRLHRAAYASHTALSTLNSLQSEREEQLGAIPCVVWLRQSQTAGDLTHLTRLPVPNTDLDSMMAVKWYGNGSQNSSTGTPAATDDNMLLTKKYLDHLNERVAQAKIAQELAARRHREGRAERRALTQQVEQLKQELANLRHSYQVTKECKLGSGAEVDLLNVENKLDASLDLRWPSKVASQVARHDSTMMHLQTDTASQTRELRALQKEEAALAAHILALRQERDHLHYHLKQTISQKRSVSKSVRGVGKAEEVRQLRATVARQDETIAALRLEINSLRDKTGTVTLPGLPPLPKPSPSPSPPAHSTSSWTEEQQSTKTTDRDSLPQTFRQDEYSGRDSSDGTAPGVAGSSDDNADISSSSDS; encoded by the exons TGGGGTGTGGGCAGGACCAAGCCGAGTGGATGGTGTACAGGTAGTGGGGGACAGTGTGGTGTGGGCAGCCTGTGAGGGGCTCGTCACCACACCGATCCTCAGCACCCaccgctccaccaccaccaccaccaccactacagcagGAGCAGGgcagggggtggtggtggatgaaggTGAGAATGAAATGGATGGATGGCACCCCTCCACCCAGTACATCCACACTCCACCTTTCAACAGACTAGATGCCTTTGAG GTGAGTCGATGCGGCCGTCACCTGGTGCTGGCTGGGCGGGTGGCAGGTGGGGAGGGTATGCTGGTTAGGCGGGAGTGGCCCCTCAAGACCTCAGCTCCTTCACATGTCATCCTGAGAGGCCACATTGTGCATCATATGGAGTTCAA CAATGAAGGTAACCATCTAGGTGTGTTGTCAACCACTGctacctcttccaccaccatacaggaagagagacagacacagctgGTACTCTCTGTATGGAGGTGGCCAACATTGAGTAATGGATCAGCAGACATGAGCATTGGTGGTTCTGAGGGCTTACCTGCACAGCCACAGCAGGTTGTGGCAACAATTTTGGATCAAGTGAAGGCTGAGCAAGTGACACGGCTCTCTCTAGGGCGTGGGCTGCCATCTAGAGAAGTGACAGTCATGCTGGCAG TGGGGGAAGAGGTGCAGGTGTGGAGGCTTCAGGAGGGCCCACTAGGACCCCAGCTCATTTCCACCACCATTGGGTTTGGTCTCCTGGCCCCAGACTCCATCTTCACCATGTGGTGCCTCACCCCTGATGCT TATGCACTAGGTGTTGGCAgtggatgggtggtggtgggtgttgggGGTGAGGTGGTGGCAAGGCTGGGTGGCGGAGCAGCAGGTCCATGCCACAGTGGGCCTCTCACAGATCTCCACCTCCACACATCTCACCTCTACACTGTTG GAGGAGATGGCTGGCTTAGAGTGTGGGAGGCTGAGATGGTAGAGGAAGCTGCCCTCAAAACAACAC GTGGcatgagggaggtggagggatggtTTGAGGCAGGGATGAAGACATCGTGGCTTCAACTTGTCCGTGAGCTTCCTGTCCACAATGGTCCAGGTTTTCCTGTTACCCTCACCCCTGCCCCACTGTCCACCCCTGTCTGGATTGTACAG accaccacagGAGTGATCTATGGAGTGTGGGCTGGGGAGTGGTCTGCCCATGTGCTACACCAGGGTCCCAGCGAGCGTGTGACAGGCGTGGCTCTGTCccccaccaccagtcaccaccatcagCTGCTGGCTGCCACCACTCACCAGCACTACCTCCTGGTTGCTGCTTTGCCACAG GCTAACACTGAGGAGAGCCTGGAGCAGGAGGACAGCACAGTGCAGGCGGTGACAACACTGGCCCAGGCGAGGGTTGAGGGTATTCCCAGCTGTGTCACTTGGGCCACCTGTCAA GTGACAAGAGATGATGATCTGGTGGTGATAGGTCTGGAGGATGGCTCAGTGAATGTGTTCTTGCTGCACCTAGCACCAAAGACATTTGAGAAGCGCCTCACTCTCATTCAGGTGGAACGCCCTCATGAATGTAGGATTCAGCACATCAGCACAACCAAGGAAACTGAgccaagaggaaaaggaggagaaggaacaccCCCTATCCTTGTGACTTCAGCAGATGACTGTAGGCTTTTCCTATTCAGGTTGACAAGAGGTGCAAAGCTGACAAAGCTTGAACCTATTGGCTTCCACCAACTGAAGTGTGTGCCACAAAGAATCACTGTTCAAGGG GCAGTAGTGTTGGTGGAGCTCCTTGATGGCCTGGCTTTTGAGATCCCTGCTGTGCTTTCATCATCTGGACCCACTACTCAGTTTCCAGCCAGGGCAGCCCCAGACTCGTGGCTCCTGCAGCAGCACTTGCCAGCACCACAGATGATGTGGGAGGGTGGCAAGGTTGTCCATCAGCAGGTACTGGAGGAGATGAGCCACACCTGCTGCTCCAAGGATGACCAGCACCCACTCCTTCTCATGCTCACAGC CCCTGATGGATTGTCCATGATTGGAGTGACACCCAGGGGCCAAGTGGTTCATACTCATAGGAAAGCTGATGCAAATTATAGTGTCAGGGTCTCTACCAAATTGAATAATGGCTGTTCGTGTGACCCAGAAAAGATGGATACTTGCAAAAAGACTGAGGGAGCTGCTGACTGCAAGATTCTGCCTATGTCAACAGTCAACTTGTGTAAAT gcAGAGATGATAAATTTAATGGGTTTAATGGTGATGAGAAGACAAGCATAGCAGTAGTGGCCTGTGTGGCTGACAATGGGGCATGGGCTGCTGCCTGGGTGGCTGGTGGGGACCTCTTTGTGTACAGAGCCAAGGGagcctcctttccccttccacaGTGCACTGAAAGGAAATTTCGTTTGGTG AGTGTGCGAGGTGTGGGGAGCAGCACTGTGGGCCCCAGCTTGGAGCAGCGGGCACAAAAGGATGCAGGGGAGAAGCGCAGGACAGCCATGGAGAACAGAGCCACGCTTCTTCAGCAAAAACTTTCCAAGTTGAAATGGGATTTCCGGAAAGTTACTCTCAG AGCTgatgaggtggagggaggagctACTTTGCTGGAGGAGATCCCTCTTCACCCTTCCATCTCCACcaccctacataaacacaccacTGACAATATGAATAAG GTGGTGTCTGCCAGCAGCCTTGAGCTGGAGCGACTGGAGGTGCTGCTTGGCAAGCTGCGCACACTGTACTCCTGGAATCCTCTTGTCTCTGTGCCAGCTGTCCAGTTTCTCAG TTCTGGGAAGGTGCTCACTGCTGTAGACCATTCAGAGGAGGTATTTGCTCTCCTCAGCAGGTTAGCTCAG ATCTGCCAAGGAAGGGAGGTAATGGATGGTGGGGCAGCAGGAGACATGGAAACCCCTCAGTCCCTTGTAGTGGTGAAG GTACAAAGCCTGCTTGCTGACTGGTTGAAACAGATCCGAGCAGGAAGGTCAGGTGATGCTGGCAG AGGAGGTGGCAGTTCCCTGACATCAGCAGTGAGTGGGGAAGGAGCAGCAGGGGAGCAGGGCGATGCCACCTACCTCACACCCCGCCCAGCCCACCCATTGGCAAGGAAAGCTGCCAG CAGTGAAGGGGACACtagtgatgagggagaggagcacCACAGTCTGGCTGCTCTAGAGGCCCAG GTTCGGGAAGTGGTGGATCGTGTGGGGTCTGCAGGACACCCTGGAGGAAGTGATCATGTGGCTGAGGGTGCCATAGATCCAGGAAGACAGCTGCAGTGGCGACGCACAGCTCTCAACCGCCTGAAGCAGCATCGGGCAGGCGAGGCATCCAGGAGCTGCCAG CTGGCAGCCTTTAAGAAGGACCATGCCATACCACAGgaagacaacaaaaaagaaggggaagaggcagCTGAGGGAGAAAAGTCTGAGAATGAGAAGGATGCAGGgcttgaggaggaggtggttgtgCCTCCACCCAGTGCCACAGTAGAAGAGGTGGAGACACACCTTTGGGCACTGTTGGGAAAG GTTGAAGAGGAGACTCAAAAAACCAGAGAAGTTGTGAAGAAAGCCGCTCTAGCACAGGAAAAGTTACTAGaaacagttaaccagtatcaaAAAGAGTGGGGCCATTCCCCTCTCACCTTGCTTCACATGCCTCACCATCTACATACCCAG GTAACAGATGATTTGGTGAATGAGTTCTACTGTGATCTTTTGGATCTGGAGGAGTCAGGGGAGGTGGGGAGTGTAGAGGAGAGTCGAAGGAGGGACACAGGGGGTAGAGGTAGCAGCCAAAGGGCCTCAGTATCCCCtagaaggcaaggaggaagtgatggtggtggaggaaggtggTCCCCTCCCATAACAGCAAAGGACAAGCATAGGCGgcatgatggaaggaaggaaggtgaaggg ACTGCTGCTGTGCCTCCCCTCAGCCTGAAGGGATCACCCCGACAAGGAAGAATCAAGGGCCGGACATCCAAGACCACTACCACTCGTGCCCCTCGTACCTCCAGGGTGACCACCACTCGCAGTAGGACCACCTCCACCCCTTCTGCCAGGTCCCCCACCACCAAGGCACAGCGCAGTGGTCGGGGCCGCCGCAGTGTGAGGGACAGCACCCCCCGCCCACCCCCTGCACCCCGCCCTCAACTCACACTGGAGCAGGTGCAGCAGATCCAGCGTTCCCGCACCTACCATCTCACCACCCtcagccag GTCCCAGAACCCATACAGCAGGAGGCACAGGAGGTGGAGGCAATGTTGGAGAAGTGTCAGAGTGAGGTAGTAGAGGAGCAGGGCCGCCTAGCATGGGCAGTGCTGAGGGTTGGGCAACTGGTGCGGGCTATGAGTATCATGGTCAAGTACAGGAACACAGAGAAGAGACTCCGCCATGCCCTTAGGGAGAGAATCAAAGAGCAGCAAGCCATCAAGGAAAAG GTGTTGGGTCTGAGGCAGAGGATTGCTGAGTATGAGGATGAGCTGCAGTGCTTGTCtggcttggaggaggaggtagacagAGCCTTCACTCACCTGGCCACTGATAACGCCCAGTTTGAGGTGCAGCTCACCCGCTACTATGAGTCCCGTGCTGCTCCAGGCATGCCCCACCACCGCCCACAGTCAG CctccagcagtagcagcagcagcaatagtgaAAGGGGTGAGGATGAGGGCCagggtggtgatggcagtgacaGTGGGGACAGTGACTCTGGTCTGGGAACAGACGAGGCAAGAACAGACGGaacgggaggtggaggagggggagggggagcagcTGGAGGGCTGCGTCCCCCTGGCTGTGATCCTGCTGTATTCTCTCTTGTTACTGTACTGAGGGAATTGAG GTGGCGGATCAGTACAGCAGCAGAGCGAGGGCGGCGGGAGAAGGCAGTGGAGGAGAGGCGCCATGCAGCCATCATGAGGCGCCTGCACCGGGCTGCCTATGCCTCCCACACTGCCCTATCCACCCTTAACTCTCTCCAA AGTGAGCGTGAGGAGCAGCTGGGAGCCATTCCCTGTGTGGTGTGGCTGAGACAAAGTCAGACTGCAGGTGACCTAACTCACCTCACCCGCCTACCTGTCCCTAACACAGAT TTGGACAGTATGATGGCTGTCAAATGGTATGGCAATGGCAGCCAGAACAGCAGTACAGGCACACCAGCAGCCACTGATGACAACATGCTGTTGACCAAGAAGTACCTGGACCACCTCAACGAAAGGGTTGCTCAGGCCAAGATTGCCCAGGAGCTTGCAGCACGCAGGCACAG GGAGGGTCGGGCTGAGCGTCGTGCCCTCACTCAGCAGGTAGAACAACTCAAGCAGGAGCTGGCTAACTTGAGACACTCTTACCAG GTAACAAAGGAATGCAAATTGGGTAGTGGAGCAGAGGTGGACTTGCTGAATGTTGAAAACAAGCTAGATGCCAGTCTGGACCTGCGATGGCCCAGCAAAGTGGCCAGCCAGGTAGCCCGTCACGACTCCACCATGATGCACCTCCAG acagacacagccaGCCAGACCCGGGAGCTGCGGGCATtgcagaaggaggaagcagcTCTAGCAGCCCACATCCTGGCACTGCGGCAGGAGAGAGACCACCTGCACTACCACCTGAAGCAGACCATCTCACAg AAGCGCAGTGTTTCCAAGTCTGTGAGGGGCGTTGGGAAAGCAGAGGAGGTGCGGCAGCTGAGGGCTACTGTGGCACGCCAGGATGAAACTATTGCAGCACtcag ACTGGAAATCAATTCCCTTCGTGACAAGACAGGAACAGTGACTCTACCTGGACTGCCTCCTCTACCCAAGCCcagtccctccccttcccctccagcCCACTCCACCTCCAGCTGGACTGAGGAGCAACAATCCACCAAGACAACAGACAGAGACTCCCTCCCTCAAACCTTCAGGCAAGACGAGTACTCTGGCAGGGACAGCAGTGATGGGACGGCACCAGGAGTGGCAGGCAGCAGTGACGACAATGCTGACATCTCATCATCTTCAGATTCCTGA
- the LOC135100657 gene encoding uncharacterized protein LOC135100657 isoform X4 → MNTVGVWAGPSRVDGVQVVGDSVVWAACEGLVTTPILSTHRSTTTTTTTTAGAGQGVVVDEGENEMDGWHPSTQYIHTPPFNRLDAFEVSRCGRHLVLAGRVAGGEGMLVRREWPLKTSAPSHVILRGHIVHHMEFNNEGNHLGVLSTTATSSTTIQEERQTQLVLSVWRWPTLSNGSADMSIGGSEGLPAQPQQVVATILDQVKAEQVTRLSLGRGLPSREVTVMLAVGEEVQVWRLQEGPLGPQLISTTIGFGLLAPDSIFTMWCLTPDAYALGVGSGWVVVGVGGEVVARLGGGAAGPCHSGPLTDLHLHTSHLYTVGGDGWLRVWEAEMVEEAALKTTRGMREVEGWFEAGMKTSWLQLVRELPVHNGPGFPVTLTPAPLSTPVWIVQTTTGVIYGVWAGEWSAHVLHQGPSERVTGVALSPTTSHHHQLLAATTHQHYLLVAALPQANTEESLEQEDSTVQAVTTLAQARVEGIPSCVTWATCQVTRDDDLVVIGLEDGSVNVFLLHLAPKTFEKRLTLIQVERPHECRIQHISTTKETEPRGKGGEGTPPILVTSADDCRLFLFRLTRGAKLTKLEPIGFHQLKCVPQRITVQGAVVLVELLDGLAFEIPAVLSSSGPTTQFPARAAPDSWLLQQHLPAPQMMWEGGKVVHQQVLEEMSHTCCSKDDQHPLLLMLTAPDGLSMIGVTPRGQVVHTHRKADANYSVRVSTKLNNGCSCDPEKMDTCKKTEGAADCKILPMSTVNLCKCRDDKFNGFNGDEKTSIAVVACVADNGAWAAAWVAGGDLFVYRAKGASFPLPQCTERKFRLVSVRGVGSSTVGPSLEQRAQKDAGEKRRTAMENRATLLQQKLSKLKWDFRKVTLRADEVEGGATLLEEIPLHPSISTTLHKHTTDNMNKVVSASSLELERLEVLLGKLRTLYSWNPLVSVPAVQFLSSGKVLTAVDHSEEVFALLSRLAQICQGREVMDGGAAGDMETPQSLVVVKVQSLLADWLKQIRAGRSGDAGSRGGGSSLTSAVSGEGAAGEQGDATYLTPRPAHPLARKAASSEGDTSDEGEEHHSLAALEAQVREVVDRVGSAGHPGGSDHVAEGAIDPGRQLQWRRTALNRLKQHRAGEASRSCQLAAFKKDHAIPQEDNKKEGEEAAEGEKSENEKDAGLEEEVVVPPPSATVEEVETHLWALLGKVEEETQKTREVVKKAALAQEKLLETVNQYQKEWGHSPLTLLHMPHHLHTQVTDDLVNEFYCDLLDLEESGEVGSVEESRRRDTGGRGSSQRASVSPRRQGGSDGGGGRWSPPITAKDKHRRHDGRKEGEGTAAVPPLSLKGSPRQGRIKGRTSKTTTTRAPRTSRVTTTRSRTTSTPSARSPTTKAQRSGRGRRSVRDSTPRPPPAPRPQLTLEQVQQIQRSRTYHLTTLSQVPEPIQQEAQEVEAMLEKCQSEVVEEQGRLAWAVLRVGQLVRAMSIMVKYRNTEKRLRHALRERIKEQQAIKEKVLGLRQRIAEYEDELQCLSGLEEEVDRAFTHLATDNAQFEVQLTRYYESRAAPGMPHHRPQSASSSSSSSNSERGEDEGQGGDGSDSGDSDSGLGTDEARTDGTGGGGGGGGAAGGLRPPGCDPAVFSLVTVLRELRWRISTAAERGRREKAVEERRHAAIMRRLHRAAYASHTALSTLNSLQFVKDSFLA, encoded by the exons TGGGGTGTGGGCAGGACCAAGCCGAGTGGATGGTGTACAGGTAGTGGGGGACAGTGTGGTGTGGGCAGCCTGTGAGGGGCTCGTCACCACACCGATCCTCAGCACCCaccgctccaccaccaccaccaccaccactacagcagGAGCAGGgcagggggtggtggtggatgaaggTGAGAATGAAATGGATGGATGGCACCCCTCCACCCAGTACATCCACACTCCACCTTTCAACAGACTAGATGCCTTTGAG GTGAGTCGATGCGGCCGTCACCTGGTGCTGGCTGGGCGGGTGGCAGGTGGGGAGGGTATGCTGGTTAGGCGGGAGTGGCCCCTCAAGACCTCAGCTCCTTCACATGTCATCCTGAGAGGCCACATTGTGCATCATATGGAGTTCAA CAATGAAGGTAACCATCTAGGTGTGTTGTCAACCACTGctacctcttccaccaccatacaggaagagagacagacacagctgGTACTCTCTGTATGGAGGTGGCCAACATTGAGTAATGGATCAGCAGACATGAGCATTGGTGGTTCTGAGGGCTTACCTGCACAGCCACAGCAGGTTGTGGCAACAATTTTGGATCAAGTGAAGGCTGAGCAAGTGACACGGCTCTCTCTAGGGCGTGGGCTGCCATCTAGAGAAGTGACAGTCATGCTGGCAG TGGGGGAAGAGGTGCAGGTGTGGAGGCTTCAGGAGGGCCCACTAGGACCCCAGCTCATTTCCACCACCATTGGGTTTGGTCTCCTGGCCCCAGACTCCATCTTCACCATGTGGTGCCTCACCCCTGATGCT TATGCACTAGGTGTTGGCAgtggatgggtggtggtgggtgttgggGGTGAGGTGGTGGCAAGGCTGGGTGGCGGAGCAGCAGGTCCATGCCACAGTGGGCCTCTCACAGATCTCCACCTCCACACATCTCACCTCTACACTGTTG GAGGAGATGGCTGGCTTAGAGTGTGGGAGGCTGAGATGGTAGAGGAAGCTGCCCTCAAAACAACAC GTGGcatgagggaggtggagggatggtTTGAGGCAGGGATGAAGACATCGTGGCTTCAACTTGTCCGTGAGCTTCCTGTCCACAATGGTCCAGGTTTTCCTGTTACCCTCACCCCTGCCCCACTGTCCACCCCTGTCTGGATTGTACAG accaccacagGAGTGATCTATGGAGTGTGGGCTGGGGAGTGGTCTGCCCATGTGCTACACCAGGGTCCCAGCGAGCGTGTGACAGGCGTGGCTCTGTCccccaccaccagtcaccaccatcagCTGCTGGCTGCCACCACTCACCAGCACTACCTCCTGGTTGCTGCTTTGCCACAG GCTAACACTGAGGAGAGCCTGGAGCAGGAGGACAGCACAGTGCAGGCGGTGACAACACTGGCCCAGGCGAGGGTTGAGGGTATTCCCAGCTGTGTCACTTGGGCCACCTGTCAA GTGACAAGAGATGATGATCTGGTGGTGATAGGTCTGGAGGATGGCTCAGTGAATGTGTTCTTGCTGCACCTAGCACCAAAGACATTTGAGAAGCGCCTCACTCTCATTCAGGTGGAACGCCCTCATGAATGTAGGATTCAGCACATCAGCACAACCAAGGAAACTGAgccaagaggaaaaggaggagaaggaacaccCCCTATCCTTGTGACTTCAGCAGATGACTGTAGGCTTTTCCTATTCAGGTTGACAAGAGGTGCAAAGCTGACAAAGCTTGAACCTATTGGCTTCCACCAACTGAAGTGTGTGCCACAAAGAATCACTGTTCAAGGG GCAGTAGTGTTGGTGGAGCTCCTTGATGGCCTGGCTTTTGAGATCCCTGCTGTGCTTTCATCATCTGGACCCACTACTCAGTTTCCAGCCAGGGCAGCCCCAGACTCGTGGCTCCTGCAGCAGCACTTGCCAGCACCACAGATGATGTGGGAGGGTGGCAAGGTTGTCCATCAGCAGGTACTGGAGGAGATGAGCCACACCTGCTGCTCCAAGGATGACCAGCACCCACTCCTTCTCATGCTCACAGC CCCTGATGGATTGTCCATGATTGGAGTGACACCCAGGGGCCAAGTGGTTCATACTCATAGGAAAGCTGATGCAAATTATAGTGTCAGGGTCTCTACCAAATTGAATAATGGCTGTTCGTGTGACCCAGAAAAGATGGATACTTGCAAAAAGACTGAGGGAGCTGCTGACTGCAAGATTCTGCCTATGTCAACAGTCAACTTGTGTAAAT gcAGAGATGATAAATTTAATGGGTTTAATGGTGATGAGAAGACAAGCATAGCAGTAGTGGCCTGTGTGGCTGACAATGGGGCATGGGCTGCTGCCTGGGTGGCTGGTGGGGACCTCTTTGTGTACAGAGCCAAGGGagcctcctttccccttccacaGTGCACTGAAAGGAAATTTCGTTTGGTG AGTGTGCGAGGTGTGGGGAGCAGCACTGTGGGCCCCAGCTTGGAGCAGCGGGCACAAAAGGATGCAGGGGAGAAGCGCAGGACAGCCATGGAGAACAGAGCCACGCTTCTTCAGCAAAAACTTTCCAAGTTGAAATGGGATTTCCGGAAAGTTACTCTCAG AGCTgatgaggtggagggaggagctACTTTGCTGGAGGAGATCCCTCTTCACCCTTCCATCTCCACcaccctacataaacacaccacTGACAATATGAATAAG GTGGTGTCTGCCAGCAGCCTTGAGCTGGAGCGACTGGAGGTGCTGCTTGGCAAGCTGCGCACACTGTACTCCTGGAATCCTCTTGTCTCTGTGCCAGCTGTCCAGTTTCTCAG TTCTGGGAAGGTGCTCACTGCTGTAGACCATTCAGAGGAGGTATTTGCTCTCCTCAGCAGGTTAGCTCAG ATCTGCCAAGGAAGGGAGGTAATGGATGGTGGGGCAGCAGGAGACATGGAAACCCCTCAGTCCCTTGTAGTGGTGAAG GTACAAAGCCTGCTTGCTGACTGGTTGAAACAGATCCGAGCAGGAAGGTCAGGTGATGCTGGCAG CAGAGGAGGTGGCAGTTCCCTGACATCAGCAGTGAGTGGGGAAGGAGCAGCAGGGGAGCAGGGCGATGCCACCTACCTCACACCCCGCCCAGCCCACCCATTGGCAAGGAAAGCTGCCAG CAGTGAAGGGGACACtagtgatgagggagaggagcacCACAGTCTGGCTGCTCTAGAGGCCCAG GTTCGGGAAGTGGTGGATCGTGTGGGGTCTGCAGGACACCCTGGAGGAAGTGATCATGTGGCTGAGGGTGCCATAGATCCAGGAAGACAGCTGCAGTGGCGACGCACAGCTCTCAACCGCCTGAAGCAGCATCGGGCAGGCGAGGCATCCAGGAGCTGCCAG CTGGCAGCCTTTAAGAAGGACCATGCCATACCACAGgaagacaacaaaaaagaaggggaagaggcagCTGAGGGAGAAAAGTCTGAGAATGAGAAGGATGCAGGgcttgaggaggaggtggttgtgCCTCCACCCAGTGCCACAGTAGAAGAGGTGGAGACACACCTTTGGGCACTGTTGGGAAAG GTTGAAGAGGAGACTCAAAAAACCAGAGAAGTTGTGAAGAAAGCCGCTCTAGCACAGGAAAAGTTACTAGaaacagttaaccagtatcaaAAAGAGTGGGGCCATTCCCCTCTCACCTTGCTTCACATGCCTCACCATCTACATACCCAG GTAACAGATGATTTGGTGAATGAGTTCTACTGTGATCTTTTGGATCTGGAGGAGTCAGGGGAGGTGGGGAGTGTAGAGGAGAGTCGAAGGAGGGACACAGGGGGTAGAGGTAGCAGCCAAAGGGCCTCAGTATCCCCtagaaggcaaggaggaagtgatggtggtggaggaaggtggTCCCCTCCCATAACAGCAAAGGACAAGCATAGGCGgcatgatggaaggaaggaaggtgaaggg ACTGCTGCTGTGCCTCCCCTCAGCCTGAAGGGATCACCCCGACAAGGAAGAATCAAGGGCCGGACATCCAAGACCACTACCACTCGTGCCCCTCGTACCTCCAGGGTGACCACCACTCGCAGTAGGACCACCTCCACCCCTTCTGCCAGGTCCCCCACCACCAAGGCACAGCGCAGTGGTCGGGGCCGCCGCAGTGTGAGGGACAGCACCCCCCGCCCACCCCCTGCACCCCGCCCTCAACTCACACTGGAGCAGGTGCAGCAGATCCAGCGTTCCCGCACCTACCATCTCACCACCCtcagccag GTCCCAGAACCCATACAGCAGGAGGCACAGGAGGTGGAGGCAATGTTGGAGAAGTGTCAGAGTGAGGTAGTAGAGGAGCAGGGCCGCCTAGCATGGGCAGTGCTGAGGGTTGGGCAACTGGTGCGGGCTATGAGTATCATGGTCAAGTACAGGAACACAGAGAAGAGACTCCGCCATGCCCTTAGGGAGAGAATCAAAGAGCAGCAAGCCATCAAGGAAAAG GTGTTGGGTCTGAGGCAGAGGATTGCTGAGTATGAGGATGAGCTGCAGTGCTTGTCtggcttggaggaggaggtagacagAGCCTTCACTCACCTGGCCACTGATAACGCCCAGTTTGAGGTGCAGCTCACCCGCTACTATGAGTCCCGTGCTGCTCCAGGCATGCCCCACCACCGCCCACAGTCAG CctccagcagtagcagcagcagcaatagtgaAAGGGGTGAGGATGAGGGCCagggtggtgatggcagtgacaGTGGGGACAGTGACTCTGGTCTGGGAACAGACGAGGCAAGAACAGACGGaacgggaggtggaggagggggagggggagcagcTGGAGGGCTGCGTCCCCCTGGCTGTGATCCTGCTGTATTCTCTCTTGTTACTGTACTGAGGGAATTGAG GTGGCGGATCAGTACAGCAGCAGAGCGAGGGCGGCGGGAGAAGGCAGTGGAGGAGAGGCGCCATGCAGCCATCATGAGGCGCCTGCACCGGGCTGCCTATGCCTCCCACACTGCCCTATCCACCCTTAACTCTCTCCAA TTTGTTAAGGACTCCTTCTTGGCATAG